The Streptomyces sp. Je 1-332 genome has a window encoding:
- a CDS encoding multidrug effflux MFS transporter, with protein sequence MPLLTAALALLSFIGPLSTDMYLPAFPRMADELHTDASGVQLTLTAFLVGMTLGHLVFGPLSDRYGRRAPLLAGAAVCTAGTALCAVAPSLGWLVALRFVTGFSGAAGVVISRAVVADRVQGAAAARLFGVLMTLAGIAPIIAPLAGGAVIGAAGWRGVFWVLAGVSLLVTLAVVVGVPESLPKERRHEGGVRQVVASARDVVGDRAYMGYTLAFTFGFGTLFCYIAGSPFLLQNVLGMGVGASSVAFSGGAVVATLSSAAGARLVARVSPEALLRGGLLAMLAGTSLLLALTLAGLLGVVVCLVLLALVCGGLGLVVANAAALALARVPYASGVGSALLGTAQSALGAVVAPLAGLGGDSTAVPLFLGMTLCSGAAVLAPAVLVRGRGAPLGEGHPVLGEAGRLG encoded by the coding sequence ATGCCCTTGCTCACCGCCGCGCTCGCGCTGCTCTCGTTCATAGGCCCGCTCTCGACCGACATGTACCTCCCGGCCTTTCCGCGGATGGCCGACGAACTGCACACCGACGCCTCCGGCGTGCAGCTCACGCTGACCGCGTTCCTGGTCGGGATGACGCTCGGGCATCTCGTCTTCGGGCCGCTCTCCGACCGGTACGGCAGACGCGCGCCTCTGCTCGCGGGCGCGGCCGTGTGCACCGCGGGTACCGCTCTGTGTGCCGTGGCGCCGTCACTGGGGTGGCTGGTCGCGCTGCGGTTCGTGACCGGGTTCAGTGGGGCCGCGGGGGTCGTGATCAGCCGGGCCGTGGTCGCGGACCGGGTCCAGGGGGCCGCGGCGGCACGGCTGTTCGGGGTGCTCATGACGCTGGCCGGGATCGCGCCGATCATCGCCCCGCTGGCCGGCGGGGCGGTGATCGGGGCCGCGGGGTGGCGTGGCGTGTTCTGGGTGCTCGCCGGGGTTTCGCTGCTCGTGACCCTGGCGGTGGTGGTCGGCGTACCGGAGAGCCTGCCGAAGGAGCGGCGGCACGAGGGCGGGGTGCGGCAGGTGGTGGCGTCGGCCCGCGATGTCGTGGGCGACCGGGCGTACATGGGCTACACGCTCGCCTTCACCTTCGGGTTCGGCACGCTGTTCTGCTACATCGCCGGGTCGCCGTTCCTGCTGCAGAACGTGCTGGGCATGGGGGTGGGGGCGTCGTCCGTCGCGTTCTCGGGCGGGGCCGTGGTCGCGACGCTCTCCAGTGCGGCGGGGGCCCGCCTCGTGGCGCGGGTCTCTCCCGAAGCGCTGTTGCGGGGCGGGCTCCTCGCGATGCTCGCGGGTACGTCGCTGCTGCTTGCCCTCACTCTGGCGGGGCTGTTGGGGGTGGTGGTGTGCCTGGTGCTTTTGGCTCTGGTGTGCGGTGGGCTGGGGCTCGTCGTGGCCAACGCGGCGGCGCTGGCTCTTGCGCGGGTTCCTTACGCCTCCGGCGTGGGGTCCGCCTTGCTCGGAACCGCCCAGAGCGCGCTGGGCGCGGTGGTCGCTCCGCTGGCGGGGCTCGGCGGTGATTCCACCGCGGTGCCGCTGTTCTTGGGGATGACCCTGTGCAGCGGGGCTGCCGTGCTGGCACCTGCGGTGCTGGTACGCGGACGGGGTGCCCCTCTGGGTGAGGGGCACCCCGTCCTGGGTGAGGCTGGACGCCTCGGGTAA
- a CDS encoding iron-sulfur cluster assembly accessory protein, producing MSVSDETTTVSDGILLSDAAAAKVKGLLEQEGRDDLALRVAVQPGGCSGLRYQLFFDERSLDGDVVKDFDGVKVVTDRMSAPYLGGASIDFVDTIEKQGFTIDNPNATGSCACGDSFS from the coding sequence ATGTCCGTATCGGACGAGACCACCACCGTGAGCGACGGCATCCTCCTGTCCGACGCCGCCGCGGCCAAGGTCAAGGGCCTTCTTGAGCAGGAGGGCCGGGATGACCTGGCGCTGCGCGTCGCCGTTCAGCCCGGCGGCTGCTCGGGCCTTCGCTACCAGCTGTTCTTCGACGAGCGCTCGCTTGACGGCGACGTGGTCAAGGACTTCGACGGCGTGAAGGTCGTCACCGACCGGATGAGCGCTCCGTACCTGGGCGGCGCCTCCATCGACTTCGTCGACACCATCGAGAAGCAGGGCTTCACGATCGACAACCCGAACGCCACGGGCTCCTGCGCCTGCGGCGACTCGTTCAGCTAA
- the nadA gene encoding quinolinate synthase NadA — protein MTTAQSPADLVDLDVQPTPLALLLLGREADPKSERGVECPGDLPSPSDPDLVERARAAKEKLGDKVFVLGHHYQRDEVIQFADVTGDSFKLAKDAAAKPEAEYIVFCGVHFMAESADILTTDDQKVVLPDLAAGCSMADMATAEQVAECWDVLAEAGISEQVVPVSYMNSSADIKAFTGKHGGTICTSSNAKRALEWAYEQGEKVLFLPDQHLGRNTAVRDMGLSLDDCVLYNPHKPNGGLTPQQLRDAKMILWRGHCSVHGRFSLESVEDVRARIPGVNVLVHPECKHEVVAAADYVGSTEHIIQTLEAAPAGSKWAIGTELNLVRRLANRFAAEDKEIVFLDKTVCFCSTMNRIDLPHLVWALESLADGKLVNQIEVDRETEQFAKLALERMLALP, from the coding sequence GTGACCACCGCCCAGTCCCCCGCGGACCTCGTGGACCTCGATGTACAGCCCACACCGCTCGCCCTTTTGCTGCTCGGCCGCGAGGCCGACCCCAAGAGCGAGCGCGGTGTGGAGTGCCCCGGCGATCTGCCGTCACCCTCCGACCCGGACCTGGTGGAGCGCGCACGCGCCGCCAAGGAGAAGCTCGGCGACAAGGTCTTCGTGCTCGGCCACCACTACCAGCGCGACGAGGTCATCCAGTTCGCGGATGTCACCGGCGACTCCTTCAAGCTGGCCAAGGACGCGGCCGCCAAGCCGGAGGCGGAGTACATCGTCTTCTGCGGCGTGCACTTCATGGCCGAGTCCGCCGACATCCTGACCACCGACGACCAGAAGGTCGTCCTGCCCGACCTGGCCGCCGGCTGTTCGATGGCCGACATGGCCACCGCCGAGCAGGTCGCGGAGTGCTGGGACGTGCTGGCCGAGGCCGGGATATCCGAGCAGGTCGTGCCCGTCTCGTACATGAACTCGTCGGCCGACATCAAGGCCTTCACCGGCAAGCACGGCGGGACGATCTGCACCTCGTCCAACGCCAAGCGGGCCCTGGAGTGGGCCTATGAGCAGGGCGAGAAGGTGCTGTTCCTGCCCGACCAGCACCTGGGGCGCAACACCGCGGTCCGCGACATGGGCCTCTCGCTCGACGACTGCGTCCTGTACAACCCGCACAAGCCGAACGGCGGCCTGACGCCTCAGCAGCTGCGGGACGCGAAGATGATCCTGTGGCGCGGGCACTGCTCGGTGCACGGGCGGTTCTCGCTGGAGTCCGTCGAGGACGTGCGTGCGCGGATTCCCGGCGTGAACGTCCTGGTGCACCCCGAGTGCAAGCACGAGGTCGTGGCCGCCGCGGACTACGTGGGCTCCACGGAGCACATCATCCAGACCCTGGAGGCGGCTCCCGCCGGTTCCAAGTGGGCGATCGGGACCGAGCTGAACCTCGTACGCCGCCTGGCGAACCGTTTCGCCGCCGAGGACAAGGAGATCGTCTTCCTCGACAAGACGGTCTGCTTCTGCTCGACCATGAACCGCATCGACCTGCCGCACCTGGTCTGGGCGCTCGAATCCCTGGCCGACGGCAAGCTGGTCAACCAGATCGAGGTCGACCGCGAGACCGAGCAGTTCGCGAAGCTGGCCCTTGAGCGGATGCTGGCGCTTCCGTAG
- a CDS encoding MarR family transcriptional regulator, whose translation MWRLPSSELELLRYVHAEPGVTVSVLARELGLHASNVSATVRGLVNAGHLEREKDPDDGRVVRLKPTLKAEQGMALIENAWAEMFADALKERRTRQEERRTR comes from the coding sequence CTGTGGCGACTGCCGTCCTCGGAACTGGAGTTGCTGCGCTACGTCCACGCGGAGCCGGGCGTGACGGTGAGCGTCCTGGCTCGTGAACTCGGCCTGCACGCCAGCAATGTGAGCGCCACGGTCCGCGGCCTGGTCAACGCGGGACACCTGGAGCGCGAGAAGGACCCGGACGACGGCCGGGTGGTACGCCTGAAGCCGACCCTTAAGGCGGAGCAGGGCATGGCCCTGATCGAGAACGCCTGGGCGGAGATGTTCGCCGACGCGCTCAAGGAGCGTCGAACGCGGCAGGAAGAGCGTAGAACGCGGTAA